Genomic DNA from Trichoderma asperellum chromosome 5, complete sequence:
tgctgttgaaaTGAATGTTGTCTCCACGAAAAGGATGTAttttacaaaaaaaagaggcaaagctCGCTGAAAAATACCGTGAATGCCAATACCACTTGGCTACTAAGTATGCTTAATATATGATATAGCCCTACTGATCAACTGCCCGGCCTGAATCTAGTTCTCCAAAATCTTGATACAGAAAGCACCTCCATTTAACACTGAGAAACGCATAAGAATGACCAAACATACGATAATATCCCCAGCGCCTGCATCTACCCTAATCTTCTCCATAACATCTACAAGCAACTCATAACGCCACCTATTAATGCTATTAATCCCACTTAAACTCACTCAACCTCGCAAACTTATCATCTAGCTGTCTCCTGGCGGCCGACGTGATGCCTCTCTCCGGGTTTGCCATCTGTTCGCTATAGCAGAGCTCAATCAAAGCCTTGAGCTCGTCGTATGAGAAGCTATTGGGATCAATGGAAAGCGTTCCCATTCCGTGCCTGTCCTTGTACTCTCTTGCCTTCTCAATGATAGCATCTGGACCCCTTTCGAAGAGCGAGAAGTAGCTTGCGGCCTTTGCTAGGTCGGTTCCATCTTCGACATTTTTGAGGTTCTGCTGAAGAACGAGAATATTCAGCTGCATGCGTTGGCATCCTTTGTCGTTCATGGGAGAGGCTAGAGTGGCATTCTTGACCAAGAAAGTGTTGATCAGGATGCCAAGCCCAGTGCGTATGAATAAaacttccttctctctcaagaATTGCACGATTGTTTCATCCAAAAGAATCAGCTCTTGGTTGAGACTGATGATTTGGGGATCTGGCTCTCTTACGTCCTGCTCTAGGATATACGGCGCCAAGTCTGGCGACAGAGTATTTCGCAGCGAATAGATTACCCGACATCGCACTTCCATGTGCAAGGTTAATAGAGTTGTAGCAGCCAGCTCTTCAAAAGACGACACAATATTGTCAAAGTTTCTACCAATATTGATTAGTGGTGTTGAATATTAGATGGTAGTATTTCATCATGGATTACTTACTGGGCTGTCTCTTCCGTAAGAGGAAGCTGCACTTGATTCTGGCTCGAAGCCTTACTAGGATCACTCAACGCCCACCGTTGGCCTGACTGGCGTGGGAGATGCTGCCGTGACGAATCCGTCTCATGCGCTGTTATATGCCTCAAGCTTTGAATCTTCGCAGCCAGCCATCTCATACTGTTGTATAAAAGACACAAGGATGATATCGTGTCTCGGTCCTGGATAACGTCATTTGCCCCCAGCCGCTGGACGTTTGTCTTCTGAATAAGAAGCTGCACCTCTTCCTTCATCAAGCTGCCATCCAGCTCGTCTGAAAGTTGCTTTGCTATTTCGTTCACTTTGCCAGATTGCACAGAAAAGCGGGCGGATGCTCGCAAGTTGTTCGAATCAGAAGGCTGATCGTGTCTCTTAGTCACGAGTGACTGGAACCAGCTGAAACAGCGGTCATAATATCTCATCATTTGGGTGACGATGAGAGAACTCAAGGCCTGGTCCGGAGGAATGGTGCCAAGCATTCGGCAGAACGCGGTGACCACTTGGAAGAACGCGGTGGTTCCCTTAAAGATTGGTCGCTGAGAGCATTGGCTCCAAGCGGGATCCTGCGAAAAGGAGTCGGCCTCACCAAAAACGGTGTCGGTCAGCTTTCCAAGAGTCTCATCCAGCTGCGGCTGGAATACATTGACCAAGAAATTATCGAGGAAGCTGGTTAACGTGCTCGTGGCCAGATCAGAACCAGGAGGTACAATATTCTTTAGTCGCTGCAGGAAGATAAGTGTCGGCGGTAAGAGCAGACTCATATTGAAAACGCTTGGCTCAACCAAGGACTTGGAAGGACCCGATGCCTGCCGGGCCGCACCGTACATAGCGCTTCGTCTTGACCCGGCGTCGTCAGCGGTTGACTTGTTCCTCTTGCTATCAGAGCCCTGTTTTCGAGAACCGCCCGTCAAGCCAGGAACTGTAGCTTGAATGATACTCTCCAGCGCATCGTACTCTGTAGTGACTTCGGTGGATTTGGAATCCGTCTCTGAAAATTTGAATAGGTGTTCTCGCATGCCATCTTTGCCACCAGCACCTACTCCTGGTGTAGGAGAATCGAATTGGTAAACATCGGCGTCTGTTGTTACATAATTGTGTAGAAGGGACCGTATCTCGTTTTGGTAGAGATTCCATAGCTCCTTGAAACTGCCAAGCAGGGCAATATTATTGCCGGAGCCTTCGCGGCGAATAAGAGCTTTAATAGACTCATGAAACACGCGCTGCCCTTCTCCAATAGCCTCGAACTTGCCGTAAAGTGTCCAAAGAAGGTCATAAATGACGTCTGCTCGCATCTGCATTTCTCTGGGGCTGTATATCTGCACTCCGTCGAGCTTTCCAATGGCAGCACGGAACGAAGTTGGGTGCCGCTGCTCGACTTCATTATTCGTCTCAGTAACGACGCTGAACAGCTCAACAGGTAACCTCTGCTTCAAAGTCTCTACAGCGTTCTGCAGTCTTCCCAGTTTGTTCAACGCCTCGACAAGGAGAGTTACGTAATAAAACGTGTCCGCTTCTGGGTTTTTCATGGGATCTTCTATGACCGGCCTCTCAAAATCAATCGAGTCCAAGATTAGGTAGAACGGGGTAACGGTGTTGTCTTCGTTGTGATTACCCTCGTTGGCTCCGCCTCGGTTCTTAGCCAAGCTCGACCACCTCTGTTGACAGTACGGAGACTTCAAATAGAGGTGCTCGTGCAGCTCTTCCACCAAAATATCCATGAGAACAGTTTCCTGATTGGCGAGGTAGCTTCTTAGATCACTCAAGGCTCCAATATTGTCTAGTTCGGGCTTTCTTAGTCTTCGTAGCGCATTTTGCAACACCTCGACCGCCGTCAAGAACCGCTTCTCGGAGATACGAGCCTCTAGCTGATCAGGAACAGCTCGGAGGTCGTCCAGTTCGTTTAGCGTTTGTAAAAGGTCGTCATAAGCTTTCGACTCCTCAGAGAGAATCTTTAGTCCTGGATCTGTAGCGCACAGGCTCGTTTTTGACAATGACAACGACTCCTTGAGAGCTCGGACTCGCTTTTGGGAGACCTGAATGCTGCTCTGAATCTTGTGAAATGTACCGATCGAACTATTGAAGCCCTGGTGATGCTCGTGTACAATGTTCTTCAGCGAGTCCTGGAGATACGTATGCGTCGTCTGGAACCTGCGGTAGTCGTGAGCGCGACCAACCGAGCTGTTatccagcagctggagcGCTAGCTGAACAGGCACGCAGTCTTCCCGACACAGAGACGGCCATTCGCCCCTGATGTGTTCCAAGACCTGAGTTATCTGTCTCTCAGCGCTCGACTCCTGAGCGCGCGGTCGCGACGGCATGTTACGGAGACTCTGTGATGATGGTGGCTGGATATTGTACCGGTCTATTCTGTTTCTACTGTCGCCAAATGGGTCATAGTCGTCGGTCGACCGCCCAAAGTTGCCGTAACCGTCGCCATTGCGCATCGAGCTGCCGTAGCCGTTGGACATGATGGGCCGTTGAGTATTGTCACCAGAGGGGCTGGTTACGAGAGAGCATTGTCGTCGGCGCTGGGCAATATAAAGTTGATGCGCCCGGGGTTTGGACTCGGGAGACTCCTGGCTACCACTTTGTTGTAGCAGGGAGGCAGTTTCGAGATATGATGGTGGTTGTAAACCAAAATCGGCGCTTGTTCGAGGTGTTGAGCCTATGTTTGGTCTATAGGCCTAATAGCTGACTGGATTGAGACAGTACGCACAGACCACTCTGGCAGCTAGAGCCAGAAGCCCCGCCGCGCCTATGTTGGCTACAGGAGAAGTTGTCACTTTTAGGGATGGCAATATAGCGGGACAGCATTAATTTTCAGCAGCGATTCGGATGCTTCTCGAATTAGgatcctttttttctcttcttctttgtatATTAATACCCGATAAATTAAAAgggatatttcttttaaaccACTTctgagagaaagaggcagCGGGATTCAGCTCGGCTTCATGTTGAAACGCTCAGAAAGCGGCATCTACTGTTCAAATCCCCGTCATTAAATGCCAACTAACTTACAATTACGAGCCCGTGCTTTTAAGTATGGTCAAGCCATATCAGATTTATCCCCTGAAAATCGATGGACGCCcaccagctccagcggcTACTCGAGTTAAGCCGTCCTTCTCCTGTGGCGCTCCGTCTCATAGAGCCTCTTGTCCACAGCAAGCAGTGCTTTGGCAAGATTCCTTGTGCCGTCTGCAATAACCTGTGGCCGCTCCCATGCCAATAACCCCTGCTTCCCCTGCACTCGACCAGTCCAAACTACATCGTAATGCTGCTTGCCCCAGTTGGGACTTACATAGGAGAATGGTGAAGGCGAATCGGTCTTCTGCGCTGCGTTGGAACCATTCTGGCTGGTCCCGTCATCGGCTAAGAATACCGTGATGGCAGCCTTCGTTCTAGGTGATGGTTTCAGCCCCGTCTCTTCCTTCGCCAAAAGATAGTTCTCCGCCCATAATCGCAATGCTCCCTCCGGACCCGGGAGCCACGTTAACTTGGTTATCGTGACGAGCTCCGTCGAAGTAAACTCCTTCTCTGACCCCAATGTCCTAATTAGAGTCAAGAAGAAAACTAGCAGCCCGGTTGGAGAATCACAAAGAGCATAAGCTAGCGTGTTTGGGTCATACGCGCCAAACGCCCCAATGATAGTCATGTCGGTGGCAGACttgttctttgccttttctctaTCACTTGTCCGAAGTGCCGTTATGTCTTCTTTTGTGTAGCCTAGAATCCCAGCCTTCAAAGACTTTGCCAGCGTCAGTTTTAGCCATTCGACGGGGTTCTTCCGCGCCTCTGGTGCTTTCCAGGGAGGCGATACTAAATGAACGCCTAGGCAAGACTCTGGGTAATTAGCAGCTAAATGGTTGATGATTTTCCAGTCAATACTGCCTTTAGGAGTGATGGACGATCCCGAATTAGTCGCGATGTAGTATTTATATCCCAGTTGTTTCATGAGGGTATCAAGCATCTCAGCCGTTTTAGAAACTGTATGCACGCTGCTGGGCAGAGAATCGCTGAAGCCCAGTCCAGGAAGGGACGGCATGACAAAGTGAAAGGGCTGGTCGGTGTCTGGGTCATTAGGATTGGCAAAGATATCGGTGATATGGCGAAAGGACAAGTTGGTGAAAGGAAATGGCGGTATCAAGAGCAGAGGCACAGGGTTAGGATGGCGCGACCGTGCATGGATGAAGTGCATCCTCGTCGGAGCTTCTGTGGCTGATGTTTGGATGCTGATTCTGAACTGGGGAACCGATTCATTGATTTCACTCTCATGATCCCTCCAGGCGAAGTGTTCAAGCCTAGCAACTCTCCGTTAGTTATTGGTGAGGGCTGCTGCGCGCGCACAAACTACACACTTACCAAAAGTCAATGAGCGGCTCCAACGTGGGTTTCGGATTCCACCACGCTTTGGAATTCGCGTCGGGAACCTCGCGAGGAAGCCGAGCTAGCTCGAGCTTCTGCCTCGTCAGATCAAGGTATTTGCTTGAGGCCTGCGCATGTAGACATGGAGATAGTTAGTAGCAGGCCGAGCTCACGTCTGAACAGCCCATATGAGGTGTTCCAGTCTCACATGAATCTTGTATTCTTTGATCTCTCCATCGGCCGCGGGAGTTGCTGGCTCGGCGGATTGAGTAGGCTGAGACATGATGGCGAGTTTAAAAGGACAATGTCAGTCTCCAACGCGCTGGAAGCTCGTTAGACGGTGTTAGTTGAGCGTCGCATGCATCGCATCGGCGACACGTCAGAAGAGACAACACGCCGTTTGTATGCGAGAGACCAGAGGCCCGCGATCAGTGCCCAGACGGGTTTGCAAAGGGAAGCTCGCAAACGCAAAACGCATTGCTTGTCTCAGCCGCATATAACAGGAAACGGCAAAATGGGTTAGCCATTGCTCGGCCATCGTTCAGGTTACGGTAAAAGCGGCGGCTAGCGCTAGCGTGCCTCTTATTCGCAACCGTGGAGAGTGACGGACTGGCAGCTGGTGGCTTGCCCCCCTCACTAAGACGGGCTCATCCCACGCTGTTCGGCTGCCTCGTCGCGATTCTGGCTGGGAGCTCGAGCTGCCAACTGCTAATTCTATGGGGAGCGCTTTCTTAGTGCAATCGCCGATCCATGCGCCGGATCATCTCCCGTCGTGAATACGGCGCAGCACATGCTTCTAGCGCAGCGTCTCAGCGAAAGACCAAATCGATCGCTCTAGCTGCATGCCGTCATCACGTCGCATTCGCAGAGTTTGCAAGCCCATCACTCAATGCACGGTTTCAATTCCCTCCTTGCCAGCGCCTCCAAAGGCTAAAATAACGAGACTCGTGTCGAGGCGCAGATGACGTCCCAGCCCCGGCCCCTATAAGCACTCTGCATTACCCTATTAATTGCTCTCAAATACGTACATCGTACACCCATTTGGTGTAAGACCATGGCGAACGCACGGCCCAACCATTCCACCCAGCCGCAAAATATTGATGCCCATCGTTATCAGTCGTACAAATACGTAGTATGCCCTCGATTTCTAGCACCTCCCCCATGCCCATTAGGTGTCGACAATTGCGGATATTAACACGAGGCCCTCCTAGCCACGTCAAGTTGTCTGATTGGCCCAGTAGCGCTGTAACGGAGGGAACAGCCAAGAGCTGATATGCtactttcctcttttctcgctgAGTGCACACAGGGATATGTTCATCCAGGGGGGTGATTGGGTCAAGTGGCGCCTCGCACGGAACAGAACGAGGTTTGCTTGGGCATGCCAAGCAAGAACGGCTCGCCATAGCGTATTGAATCATTTGGTTAGTATCTCATTAGACTGCGACGCGCGTGCGATAGCTCTTGGTTTATTTCACGTGCTGTATTTCCCGTCGTAATAGAAATGCAATAATACGCTGGCAGATGTCATGTACTCGGTCCACCTCTGTTCGGCGCAGGATTTGAAGGTGCCGGGCCGCCGCGAAGGTTGATTTGGCCAATTCGCGAGACGATATTGCTTCCAACAGCATCCACAGCCCCTCTAGGTGAGGTCAGAGTGGGACCTGCCACCGCCGTCTCCTGGACCCGGAAGAGCTTGATAGAAGTGCCATTCCATATACCCATAGTACCCTTTGCAATCTGCATCTCACTGGCAAAGATGACTCCCCAAAGTAGCGATTCGTACCATCCGAGTGCCAACTGAGACCACTCAAACGACTGAACTCGGATGGGAGATGGCTCTAAACCAACAAAGTCCATCTTTTGAATCCGACGAAGAGTCTCGGGTGTCGCATCTCGAGCGGACACTTGCCGTGGCAGAAGACTCGTTGCCTGCTGAATAATGGACAAGACACTATGCAGAGGTAATTCAGGCAGCCAACTGTCGATCCACGGCGCTGTCGGCTCAAAGTTGCCCCCATACGCCTGATTGGCAGTGGAGTATGCCCCTAGGCTTGTTGAGCTATTCTGCCGAGAGAAAGACTGAATGTTGGCTGGCATTTTCCCTCGTGCCTTTTCTGACATTCCTCGCATCTGTACAGGTACTGCGTCTTCGACATTGGTTGTAGAAGATGCCTGGGACGGATTTTCGCTAGCGGTTGACGCCGCTGGGGTTGGCTGAGGCTCTTCTTCGctatcgtcgtcgtcgtcgtcgtctccaATGGCGAATGCGCTATCCTCGGGAGTCTCTTCCAACGACTGGGTCCTGGATAAAGCATTGGTTGGGCTTCGTAGACTATCCACAGAACTTCGTCGAGATCCATCATCAAAAGGCCCGACGTGACCTCCAGAgtctttccttctcctattgatcttctcaatctcctcctgcCCGCTTTCCAATGTAAATGTCCTGAGTGCCTCAATGCGTTTCTTATTTCTGAGGATGGCTAATATTAGCTCGGGATTCTCGCGATATTTGTTTTCAATTATGGAGTTAATGGAATCCAACAGAGAGTGTAGAAGGCTATGGTTGGTCTCGTTGGCAAGCAAAAATGAAGGTGACGACATCGATGAAAATAGATGCATTAGCTGAGAACTGCTGGACGTGCTCAAGCCCTCAATATGTGGAGCTATGTTATGAATTATTGCCAGAAGCGCTGGATAGACGGGAGCGAAGTTGCTTTGGCTTGTAGTAATTAATGTGTAGATTGAGTGTAGAAGGAAATCGGCATAAGTGCCCCTGAACCCATTAATTCTTATGCTCGCGGGGAGGCTCTCCTGGCCTTCAAACGACTTGTTGAGGTGAGACCCAAAGCTTTGCTCCACGCTTAGAGTCTGTAAGAGGAAAACGCACATGCGCACCACGCCCTGCTTGGAGGCCTCATTTTTGTACTCCAAAGCATAGAACAGGGCTAATACAACAAAGTCGTGCGCCCTGTCAGTGTCGATGATAAAGGACCGAAACCTTTTGTTGCATTGAGTCAACTCCCAGAAAAGCATTAGAACCTCTGGAGCTAGGTTCGAAGAAGCTTGAGAGCTAGGGAGATAAGAACTTTTCTCCTGAAGTGGTTGGTTGAGTATCCGCGTCATCCCATCAACTATGAACTGGAAGTCTTGGGGGCGATGTATCCTGCCAAGAAAATGGCGATAGTAGTTCTTGTGGGAGGTCGAAGAAGCATCTTCAGGTATGGGATATATGAGCATGGCCAATAGGGAGTGAATAGAGTAAGTCACAAGCACTTGCTTGGTGTCCTTGAATACCAGAGTGTTATATGGTACACGCCAGCTGGCTGGATTGTATTTCAATGTCTACAGATGGACTAGTTAGCCCTAGGATCCCTCTGAAGGTGAAAATTAAGGCACTCACGGTGTTTAGAAGAGAGCATAGCACTGAAAGCACTATTTGTTTGTCGGAAGATGTGCAGAGGTAAGTTAGAGTCCGAACTCCCCTCTGTGGAAGCACCGCTGGGGTCGTGTACATGCTTTGACCAGCAAAAGTCATAATGAGCCTTAGAATTTCGCATCGGTTGCTTTCAAATTCCTTTGTCGTTGCAACAGCCGTATTGCATCCAACCCCGCTCTGCCATATGGCATATGAGACCTTGGGCTGCCCATCTGGCTGGCGGGGCAGTGTGAAATCCGAGAAGAACAGGAGGTCGATCAACGTATCTAATAATTCTTCCGCTAGAGGTCTCAGTTCTTCATGCTTTTCTGCTGCGGGCCGCGGCGCCTCTTTCCCATCCTGAGCTCCATCAAACAGCACTTCGTTTGCATTCGAGGTTCGGCCCTTTATCTTTCGTGGAGCCCAAAAGAATCTCTCTTCCCATGATGccaagctttctttttcatacAAATATGGCAGTATTCGGGTCAGAACTCTGATGCAGTTTAGAAT
This window encodes:
- a CDS encoding uncharacterized protein (EggNog:ENOG41) encodes the protein MGASDSKIGFKQGIFRLSEERNIAAHDPYWTSFWELPESSEDVFSLFSPNDIRRTRDNALENIETLIITLTTRIFNLRHHPSFPDVESAPERDILNCIRVLTRILPYLYEKESLASWEERFFWAPRKIKGRTSNANEVLFDGAQDGKEAPRPAAEKHEELRPLAEELLDTLIDLLFFSDFTLPRQPDGQPKVSYAIWQSGVGCNTAVATTKEFESNRCEILRLIMTFAGQSMYTTPAVLPQRGVRTLTYLCTSSDKQIVLSVLCSLLNTTLKYNPASWRVPYNTLVFKDTKQVLVTYSIHSLLAMLIYPIPEDASSTSHKNYYRHFLGRIHRPQDFQFIVDGMTRILNQPLQEKSSYLPSSQASSNLAPEVLMLFWELTQCNKRFRSFIIDTDRAHDFVVLALFYALEYKNEASKQGVVRMCVFLLQTLSVEQSFGSHLNKSFEGQESLPASIRINGFRGTYADFLLHSIYTLITTSQSNFAPVYPALLAIIHNIAPHIEGLSTSSSSQLMHLFSSMSSPSFLLANETNHSLLHSLLDSINSIIENKYRENPELILAILRNKKRIEALRTFTLESGQEEIEKINRRRKDSGGHVGPFDDGSRRSSVDSLRSPTNALSRTQSLEETPEDSAFAIGDDDDDDDSEEEPQPTPAASTASENPSQASSTTNVEDAVPVQMRGMSEKARGKMPANIQSFSRQNSSTSLGAYSTANQAYGGNFEPTAPWIDSWLPELPLHSVLSIIQQATSLLPRQVSARDATPETLRRIQKMDFVGLEPSPIRVQSFEWSQLALGWYESLLWGVIFASEMQIAKGTMGIWNGTSIKLFRVQETAVAGPTLTSPRGAVDAVGSNIVSRIGQINLRGGPAPSNPAPNRGGPST
- a CDS encoding uncharacterized protein (EggNog:ENOG41~MEROPS:MER0000432) → MSQPTQSAEPATPAADGEIKEYKIHASSKYLDLTRQKLELARLPREVPDANSKAWWNPKPTLEPLIDFWLEHFAWRDHESEINESVPQFRISIQTSATEAPTRMHFIHARSRHPNPVPLLLIPPFPFTNLSFRHITDIFANPNDPDTDQPFHFVMPSLPGLGFSDSLPSSVHTVSKTAEMLDTLMKQLGYKYYIATNSGSSITPKGSIDWKIINHLAANYPESCLGVHLVSPPWKAPEARKNPVEWLKLTLAKSLKAGILGYTKEDITALRTSDREKAKNKSATDMTIIGAFGAYDPNTLAYALCDSPTGLLVFFLTLIRTLGSEKEFTSTELVTITKLTWLPGPEGALRLWAENYLLAKEETGLKPSPRTKAAITVFLADDGTSQNGSNAAQKTDSPSPFSYVSPNWGKQHYDVVWTGRVQGKQGLLAWERPQVIADGTRNLAKALLAVDKRLYETERHRRRTA
- the SEC8 gene encoding exocyst subunit (BUSCO:EOG092D0EUY), producing the protein MSNGYGSSMRNGDGYGNFGRSTDDYDPFGDSRNRIDRYNIQPPSSQSLRNMPSRPRAQESSAERQITQVLEHIRGEWPSLCREDCVPVQLALQLLDNSSVGRAHDYRRFQTTHTYLQDSLKNIVHEHHQGFNSSIGTFHKIQSSIQVSQKRVRALKESLSLSKTSLCATDPGLKILSEESKAYDDLLQTLNELDDLRAVPDQLEARISEKRFLTAVEVLQNALRRLRKPELDNIGALSDLRSYLANQETVLMDILVEELHEHLYLKSPYCQQRWSSLAKNRGGANEGNHNEDNTVTPFYLILDSIDFERPVIEDPMKNPEADTFYYVTLLVEALNKLGRLQNAVETLKQRLPVELFSVVTETNNEVEQRHPTSFRAAIGKLDGVQIYSPREMQMRADVIYDLLWTLYGKFEAIGEGQRVFHESIKALIRREGSGNNIALLGSFKELWNLYQNEIRSLLHNYVTTDADVYQFDSPTPGVGAGGKDGMREHLFKFSETDSKSTEVTTEYDALESIIQATVPGLTGGSRKQGSDSKRNKSTADDAGSRRSAMYGAARQASGPSKSLVEPSVFNMSLLLPPTLIFLQRLKNIVPPGSDLATSTLTSFLDNFLVNVFQPQLDETLGKLTDTVFGEADSFSQDPAWSQCSQRPIFKGTTAFFQVVTAFCRMLGTIPPDQALSSLIVTQMMRYYDRCFSWFQSLVTKRHDQPSDSNNLRASARFSVQSGKVNEIAKQLSDELDGSLMKEEVQLLIQKTNVQRLGANDVIQDRDTISSLCLLYNSMRWLAAKIQSLRHITAHETDSSRQHLPRQSGQRWALSDPSKASSQNQVQLPLTEETAQNFDNIVSSFEELAATTLLTLHMEVRCRVIYSLRNTLSPDLAPYILEQDVREPDPQIISLNQELILLDETIVQFLREKEVLFIRTGLGILINTFLVKNATLASPMNDKGCQRMQLNILVLQQNLKNVEDGTDLAKAASYFSLFERGPDAIIEKAREYKDRHGMGTLSIDPNSFSYDELKALIELCYSEQMANPERGITSAARRQLDDKFARLSEFKWD